In Cicer arietinum cultivar CDC Frontier isolate Library 1 chromosome 7, Cicar.CDCFrontier_v2.0, whole genome shotgun sequence, a single window of DNA contains:
- the LOC105852574 gene encoding probable glucan endo-1,3-beta-glucosidase A6, translating into MVMAVVSLFLFSFLFTLSSGEISGQPGVNYGQLGNNLPTPKTSISLIKNLKAKRVKIYDANPQILKALENTGLQVSIMIPNQLITDISLNQTLSNQWVQSNLVPFYPKTLIRYLLVGNELISSTTNQTWPHIVPAMHRIKNSLTNFGLHKVKVGTPLAMDILQTSFPPSNGIFRNDIAFTVIKPMLEFLNITNSFFFLDVYPFFSWASDPININLNYAIFESDNITVTDPNTGLVYTNLFDQMVDAVYFAMERLGFSDIRIFIAETGWPNGGDLDQIGANIYNAATYNRNFVKKVTKKPSVGTPARPGSIIPSFIFSLYNENLKPGLGTERHFGLLYPNGSSVYEIDLSGKTLASEFKPLPPPENYKGKAWCVVAEGANETAVAEALSYACSQGNRTCDPVQPGKPCFEPVSVIGHASYAFSSYWAQFRNVGGTCQFNGLAIQIAKDPSYGSCKYPSVTL; encoded by the exons ATGGTTATGGCTGTGGTTTCTCTATTTCTCTTCTCCTTCTTATTCACTTTATCAA GTGGAGAAATCTCAGGGCAACCAGGAGTGAACTATGGACAACTAGGAAACAATCTTCCAACACCAAAAACCTCAATATCTCTCATCAAAAATCTAAAAGCAAAACGAGTCAAAATCTATGACGCAAACCCACAAATCCTCAAAGCCCTCGAAAACACTGGACTACAAGTATCCATCATGATCCCAAATCAACTCATAACCGACATATCCTTAAACCAAACACTCTCAAACCAATGGGTCCAATCCAACCTCGTACCCTTTTACCCAAAAACACTCATTCGTTATCTTCTTGTCGGTAACGAACTCATTTCATCCACAACAAACCAAACATGGCCCCACATTGTACCCGCGATGCACCGAATCAAAAACTCCCTAACTAACTTTGGTTTGCATAAAGTCAAAGTTGGAACTCCTTTAGCAATGGACATTTTACAAACATCGTTTCCACCTTCAAACGGCATTTTTAGAAACGATATTGCGTTTACCGTTATCAAACCCATGTTGGAGTTTTTAAACATAACTAactcttttttcttcttagaTGTATACCCGTTTTTTTCTTGGGCTTCGGATCCTATTAATATTAACTTGAATTATGCTATTTTTGAATCCGATAATATCACGGTTACGGATCCGAATACGGGTTTGGTTTATACTAATTTATTTGACCAAATGGTGGATGCGGTTTATTTTGCAATGGAGCGGCTTGGGTTTTCGGATATTCGGATATTTATTGCTGAAACGGGTTGGCCCAATGGTGGTGATTTGGACCAAATTGGCGCGAATATTTACAATGCTGCCACGTATAATAGAAACTTTGTGAAAAAAGTTACGAAAAAACCTTCGGTTGGGACACCGGCTCGACCGGGTTCAATTATTccgtcttttattttttctttgtataATGAGAACTTAAAACCGGGATTGGGAACAGAACGTCACTTTGGGTTATTGTATCCGAATGGGTCAAGTGTTTATGAAATTGATCTTTCTGGAAAGACACTGGCGTCGGAGTTTAAGCCGTTGCCGCCACCAGAAAATTATAAAGGGAAGGCGTGGTGTGTGGTAGCGGAGGGAGCCAATGAGACAGCAGTGGCGGAGGCGTTGTCATATGCTTGCTCGCAGGGAAACCGTACATGTGACCCGGTTCAACCCGGAAAACCGTGTTTTGAACCGGTTTCGGTGATAGGTCATGCTAGTTATGCGTTTAGTTCTTATTGGGCTCAGTTTAGGAATGTGGGTGGAACTTGTCAGTTCAATGGTCTTGCCATTCAAATCGCAAAGGATCCAa gcTATGGATCTTGCAAGTACCCAAGTGTGACTCTTTAA
- the LOC101515614 gene encoding copper-transporting ATPase HMA4-like — protein MEANGFDDVKIPLLQLPEEENVAVRTVALQISDIECASCVNSIESAVRNLNGVKSIAVSSIDGRAVVKFVPKLITARRIKESIEESGFKVNEVHDHDQDISVCRIRIKGMACTSCSESVERTLQMIDGVKRAIVGLALEEAKVHYDPSLADPEKIIEAIEDAGFGAELISSGNDANKVHLKVEGIDSEEDANVLVSSLELAGGVNRVEMDFSDYIVTVSYDPDITGPRTLIHCVQEASRGSKMYQATLYSPSGQRERDKVNEIRTYRDQFLFSCLFSVPVFVFAMVLPMLPPYGNWLNYKIHNMLTLGLFLRWILCTPVQFIVGKRFYVGSYHALRRRSANMDVLVALGTNAAYFYSLYIVIKALTSDTFEGQDFFETSSMLISFILLGKYLEIVAKGKTSDALGKLTQLVPDKAYLVEIDTDANIITETEIDTQLIQKNDIIKIVPGAKIPIDGIVIKGQSYANESMITGEARPIAKSPGDKVISGTINENGCLLVKATHVGSDTALSQIVQIVEAAQLAKAPVQKLADHISRVFVPIVVVAAFITWLGWFIPGETGFYPKHWIPKGMDAFELALQFAISVLVVACPCALGLATPTAVMVASGIGASQGVLIKGGDALEKAHKVKTIVFDKTGTLTIGKPTVVSAVLFSGFSMEVLCDMAISIEASSEHPLAKAVVAHAKKLRKNFGSCTEEVPDVVDFEVHMGAGVSGKVGDRTVLVGNRRLMHACNVQISSEAEKYISENEILARTCVLVSIDGKIAGAFSVTDPVKPEAKRVISFLHSMGITSVIVTGDNHATAIAIANEVGIDMVFAETDPVGKADKVKELQMKGMTVAMVGDGINDSPALVAADVGMAIGAGTDVAIEAADIVLVKSNLEDVITAIDLSRKTMSRIRLNYIWALGYNILGMPVAAGVLYPFTGIRLPPWLAGACMAASSLSVVSSSLLLQFYKKPLHVESIK, from the exons ATGGAAGCTAATGGTTTTGACGATGTTAAGATTCCTCTGTTACAGTTACCAGAAGAAGAAAACGTTGCCGTTAGAACCGTTGCGTTACAAATAAGCGACATCGAGTGCGCTTCCTGTGTTAATTCTATTGAATCCGCTGTTAGGAATCTAAACGGCGTTAAAAGTATAGCTGTTTCGTCAATTGATGGCCGAGCCGTCGTCAAATTTGTTCCCAAACTCATAACT GCAAGACGAATAAAAGAAAGCATAGAAGAGAGTGGATTTAAGGTTAATGAGGTTCATGATCATGACCAAGATATATCAGTGTGCCGAATCAGGATTAAAGGAATGGCATGCACAAGTTGCTCTGAGTCTGTTGAGAGAACACTTCAAATGATTGATGGAGTGAAAAGGGCAATAGTTGGTCTAGCTTTAGAGGAGGCAAAAGTGCATTATGATCCTAGCCTTGCCGATCCCGAAAAGATAATTGAAGCTATAGAAGATGCGGGCTTTGGAGCAGAACTTATTAGCTCTGGGAATGACGCGAATAAAGTTCATCTAAAAGTTGAAGGGATTGATTCTGAAGAAGATGCTAATGTGTTAGTGTCTTCTCTTGAATTAGCTGGAGGTGTGAATCGTGTTGAAATGGATTTTTCAGATTATATAGTTACCGTTAGCTATGATCCGGACATTACAGGTCCGAGAACTCTAATTCATTGTGTTCAGGAAGCTAGCCGTGGCTCCAAGATGTACCAAGCAACCTTGTATTCTCCTTCAGGACAAAGAGAAAGGGATAAGGTGAATGAAATTCGCACGTATAGGGATCAGTTTTTGTTCAGCTGCTTGTTTTCTGTACCTGTGTTTGTGTTTGCTATGGTGCTTCCCATGCTTCCTCCATATGGCAACTGGTTGAACTATAAGATCCATAATATGCTTACTCTTGGGTTGTTTTTAAGATGGATCCTTTGCACGCCTGTGCAGTTCATAGTTGGAAAAAG gttCTATGTGGGATCATATCATGCACTGAGGAGAAGATCTGCTAACATGGATGTGCTGGTTGCGTTAGGCACTAATGCTGCTTATTTTTACTCGttatatattgtaataaaaGCACTGACTTCAGATACATTTGAAGGACAAGATTTCTTTGAGACCAGTTCCATGTTGATATCCTTTATCCTATTAGGAAAATATTTGGAGATTGTGGCCAAAGGGAAAACATCAGATGCTTTAGGAAAGCTGACACAACTTGTTCCAGATAAAGCATATTTAGTGGAAATTGATACTGATGCAAATATCATCACAGAGACAGAAATTGACACTCAACTTATACAAAAGAATGACATAATTAAGATTGTGCCTGGGGCTAAAATTCCCATTGATGGTATTGTTATAAAAGGGCAAAGCTATGCAAATGAAAGTATGATCACTGGAGAGGCAAGACCCATTGCCAAAAGTCCAGGAGACAAG GTTATCAGTGGAACGATCAATGAGAATGGCTGCTTGTTGGTTAaggctacacatgttggatcaGACACTGCCCTTTCTCAGATTGTTCAAATTGTAGAAGCTGCTCAACTTGCCAAAGCACCAGTTCAAAAACTTGCAGACCATATTTCAAGGGTTTTTGTTCCAATA GTGGTTGTTGCAGCATTCATAACTTGGTTGGGGTGGTTCATTCCTGGAGAAACTGGTTTTTACCCTAAACACTGGATACCAAAAGGAATGGATGCATTTGAGCTTGCTTTGCAGTTTGCTATTTCTGTGTTAGTTGTTGCTTGTCCTTGTGCTCTGGGACTAGCTACACCAACTGCAGTCATGGTTGCATCAGGCATAGGCGCTTCCCAAGGAGTGCTTATCAAGGGTGGGGATGCACTAGAGAAGGCACACAAG GTAAAAACTATTGTATTTGATAAGACTGGGACACTAACAATTGGGAAGCCAACGGTAGTTAGTGCAGTGCTGTTTTCTGGATTTTCTATGGAGGTGTTATGTGACATGGCAATTTCTATCgag GCAAGTAGCGAGCACCCGTTAGCTAAAGCTGTTGTGGCACACGCAAAGAAGCTGCGCAAAAATTTCGGTTCTTGCACTGAGGAAGTGCCCGATGTTGTTGATTTTGAAGTACACATGGGAGCCGGGGTAAGTGGAAAAGTTGGTGATAGAACAGTTTTAGTTGGAAACAGGAGGCTCATGCATGCTTGTAACGTTCAAATATCTTCCGAGGCTGAGAAGTACATCTCTGAAAATGAGATTCTGGCTAGAACTTGTGTTTTAGTTTCAATTGATGGAAAGATTGCTGGAGCATTCTCTGTGACTGATCCTGTAAAGCCAGAGGCTAAACGTGTTATATCATTTCTCCACTCCATGGGCATCACAAGTGTCATCGTGACTGGGGATAACCATGCTACTGCAATTGCTATTGCAAATGAAGTTGGTATTGATATGGTCTTTGCTGAGACGGATCCAGTAGGCAAAGCTGATAAGGTGAAAGAATTACAG ATGAAGGGAATGACTGTGGCAATGGTAGGTGATGGAATAAACGACTCTCCGGCTTTGGTTGCTGCTGATGTTGGCATGGCAATTGGTGCTGGAACTGACGTAGCTATAGAAGCAGCTGATATAGTTCTTGTAAAAAGCAACTTGGAAGATGTAATTACAGCCATAGATCTATCTAGAAAGACCATGTCTCGTATCAGGCTGAACTACATTTGGGCTCTTGGCTACAACATTTTGGGCATGCCAGTTGCTGCTGGTGTTTTGTACCCATTTACTGGAATCAGATTGCCACCATGGCTTGCTGGTGCTTGCATGGCTGCATCTTCCCTTAGTGTGGTTTCTTCGTCTCTTTTGCTGCAGTTCTATAAAAAACCTTTGCATGTAGAATCCATTAAATAG
- the LOC101515288 gene encoding FK506-binding protein 2, whose amino-acid sequence MKPFPIILLFVIASALVSAKNTGDVTELQIGVKYKPTSCEVQAHKGDKVKVHYRGKLTDGTVFDSSFERNNPIDFELGSGQVIKGWDQGLLGMCLGEKRKLKIPAKLGYGEQGSPPTIPGGATLIFDTELVGVNDKSLSEEKSNSEL is encoded by the exons ATGAAGCCATTTCCAATTATTCTCCTCTTCGTCATTGCCTCAGCATTAG TTTCGGCGAAGAACACTGGTGATGTAACGGAGTTGCAGATTGGCGTTAAG TATAAACCAACATCATGTGAAGTTCAAGCACACAAAGGTGATAAAGTGAAAGTACACTACCGG GGAAAACTCACTGATGGTACTGTTTTTGATTCAAGCTTTGAAAGAAATAATCCAATTGACTTTGAGCTTGGTAGTGGCCAAGTGATCAAAG GATGGGACCAAGGATTATTGGGAATGTGTCTCGGTGAGAAGCGGAAACTGAAAATACCAGCAAAACTTGGCTACGGAGAGCAGGGCTCCCCACCCACTATTCCAG GGGGTGCAACACTTATATTTGATACCGAGCTTGTGGGAGTGAACGACAAAAGTTTAAGCGAAGAAAAATCAAACTCCGAACTGTAG
- the LOC101488370 gene encoding mediator-associated protein 2-like yields the protein MSNIDSDSYKPHVEFVKEAKEALIDLNLTESTELWLLKLPISNDLLTDIDGQELSLKLHNEGNLGSYKGASGKAYEFVSFASQEPDETVFVSSATEQKIAGKITRRVSVVHYPDPKELEAKQARRNSAGAATNTSQMQSGFQGSSRASASKSSRMKSSVSELSNTPKRRPDKNRSNGRPADESSHGHSTGVSAMSSDHSSGGKSKRRKI from the exons ATGTCAAATATAGATTCAGACAGTTACAAACCTCATGTGGAATTTGTGAAAGAAGCCAAAGAAGCACTCATTGATCTTAACTTGACCGAATCCACTGAGCTTTGGCTCCTTAAGTTGCCCATTTCCAAT GATTTGTTAACTGACATTGACGGGCAGGAATTGTCTCTCAAACTTCATAATGAGGGAAACTTGGGCAGCTATAAGGGCGCGTCTG GGAAAGCGTATGAGTTCGTCAGCTTTGCTTCCCAGGAGCCGGATGAAACAGTTTTTGTTTCCTCTGCTACAGAACAAAAAATTG CTGGAAAAATTACACGCCGAGTTTCTGTTGTCCATTACCCTGATCCTAAAGAACTGGAAGCAAAACAAGCACGTCGAAATTCTGCAGGAGCCGCCACAAATACATCCCAAATGCAAAGTGGTTTTCAAGGAAGTTCACGTGCCTCAGCATCCAAAAGTAGCAGAATGAAGAGCTCAGTATCTGAACTATCAAATACTCCAAAAAGAAGACCTGATAAGAACAGATCTAATGGAAGGCCCGCTGACGAGTCCTCACATGGTCATAGCACTGGTGTTTCCGCTATGTCTTCTGATCATTCTAGCGGAGgaaaatcaaagagaagaaaaatataa